CAAACGCAGCAAATCTCATGTGGAAACCGGCGTGTGTGGGAGCCGGGTTTGCCCGCGATGCAGGCACCTCGGTGTATCAGTTGCACCGCGGTGATGCGATCGCAGGCAAGCCAGCTCCCACACAAACCTGTTCCCACAAGGGGTCAGGCGGTGTAGCGAGTTACTTGGCCGCCCACGCGTTAAAGCGCTGCTCCAGTTGCTCACCGTTATCCGCCCAGAAGCTAACGTCGATCTGCACCTGGTTGGCGATGTTTTCCGGGGTAGTCGGCATGTCCTTCAGGATGTCCTTCGCCAGCAACGGCACCGCCTGGATGTTGGCCGGGCCGTAGGCGATGTTTTCCGAGTAGGTCTTCTGCTGCTGCGGCTGCACCGAGAACGCGATGAATTTCTTCGCCGCCTCAGCGCGGTCCTTCGCCAGGCCTTTTGGAATCGCCCAGGCGTCGAAATCGTAGATCCCGCCGTTCCACACCACTTTCAGGTTGCTTTCTTTCTGCACGGCGGCGATCCGGCCGTTGTAGGCAGAGCTCATGACCACGTCGCCCGAGGCGAGGTACTGCGGCGGTTGGGCGCCCGCTTCCCACCACTGGATATACGGCTTGAGCTCATCGAGCTTCTTGAACGCACGGTCCTGGCCATCTTTGCCGGCCAGCACTTTGTACACGTCCGCGGGTGCCACGCCGTCAGCCATCAGGGCGAATTCCAGGGTGTACTTGGCACCCTTGCGCAGGCCGCGCTTGCCCGGGAATTTCTGGGTGTCCCAGAAATCTGCCCAGCCGCCGGGTGCTGCTTTGAGTTTGTCAGCGTTGTAGGCCAGCACGGTGGACCATACAAAGAAGCCCACGCCGCAGGGCTGGATCGCACCTTTGACGTAGTCGCCCGGGTTGCCGAACAGTTTCGGGTCCAGCGGTTCGAACATGTCTTCGTCGCAGCCACGGGACAGTTCCGGCGATTCCACTTCTACCAGGTCCCAGGACACGCTCTTGGTGTCGACCATGGCCTTGACCTTGGCCATTTCACCGTTGTATTCA
This genomic window from Pseudomonas sp. Bout1 contains:
- a CDS encoding ABC transporter substrate-binding protein, whose product is MLRSLKYSALALSLMGATQAMAGPDLTVVSFGGANKAAQVKAFYAPWESAGNGKIVAGEYNGEMAKVKAMVDTKSVSWDLVEVESPELSRGCDEDMFEPLDPKLFGNPGDYVKGAIQPCGVGFFVWSTVLAYNADKLKAAPGGWADFWDTQKFPGKRGLRKGAKYTLEFALMADGVAPADVYKVLAGKDGQDRAFKKLDELKPYIQWWEAGAQPPQYLASGDVVMSSAYNGRIAAVQKESNLKVVWNGGIYDFDAWAIPKGLAKDRAEAAKKFIAFSVQPQQQKTYSENIAYGPANIQAVPLLAKDILKDMPTTPENIANQVQIDVSFWADNGEQLEQRFNAWAAK